Part of the Fundidesulfovibrio terrae genome is shown below.
TCGTACATGCCGTAGAAGCCCAGAAAGCCCAGCAGCACGGCGTAGATCGAGGAGATGAAGAAGTCCGACAGGATGGGGTCGGAGTCGTAGAGGGTCTTGTTGATGTAGCCGCCCGTCACCGCGCCGAAGCCCGAGCCCAGCAGGAAGCCCATGGCCAGCTTCACGGAGACGTTGCCGAGCTTCTTGTGCACGGCGGTGCCCATGATGGCCTTGGCGAAGATGTGGAACAGGTCCGTACCCACGGCCAGGATGCCCTTGACGCCGGCGGCCATGAGGGCCGGGGTGATGATGAAGCCGCCGCCCGCGCCGATGCAGCCGGTGATGAGGCCCGCGGCCAGGCCCACGCCGATGGAGGCCAGGAAGATGGTGGTGTTGTAGTACGACGGCATGTACGCGGTCTTGCCGCCGATCACGTCGGCCGCCTCGACCAGGCTGAAGCCCAGGATCGGCAGGGCCAGCACGGCCAGGATCAAGAGCTTCTTGCGGTTTTGGATGATGTTCATGGAGACTTCGTAGTCCCACTTGGCGTGGGCCCGCGCTCCTTCCATCATGAATTGGTAGACATCCCTGAAGAATCGCATCCTCTTACACCTCCGTTTCCCGAAACATGTTCTCCCCTCGCGACATCGCCTCGAAGCGCCACACGCGCTCACCCTTGCCGATCTTCCGGGCCGCGGATCGTCGCGGCTCCGGGTATTTCACTTTCGAGCACCCTTCGCACGGCCCGCACCAGCACGGTGGGGTCGTCGGCCCTGGCCACGAAGAACACCAGCGGCTCGTCCAGGCTCGCCCCGGCCTCCTGGGCGTCGTGGGCATGCACCAGGGCTGGCAGGCCGGGAATCACCCGCCGGACCAGGCGCAGCACGCTCAGGGCGTCCATGTCCGGCAGGTCCGCGTCGGCCACCAGCACGTCCGCTCCGGACGCGGCCAGGCAGGCCGCTTCCCGCCCCGTCCCGCAGTCCTTCACGGTGAATCCGGCGCGGGCGAACTCCCTGGCCAGGAGCTCCCGGATGTGCCGGTTGCGATCGGCCAGAATCACCGTGAAGATTGCTGACGCGGGTGCCATGTACAGGGAAAGGCAAAGTGCGTGCCGGAGCGGCGTTCAGGCAACAGCCCGGAATGGCGGACAAAAAAAGCGGCGCGCCGGAAGGCGCGCCGCATCAGGTGTCCATTTCTTTTACAGCTGGTAAAGGATCAGGCTTTCAGCTGAGCCGGTCCGCCGGAACCGGCCTGGCGTTCGAGCCCGGAGATAACCCGGGAGAGTTCGTCCACATGCCCGGCCATGCCGGAGACGGTACGGGTGAAGTCGTCCATGCCCCGGCCCAGGTCCTGGGAGAAGCTGCTGATCCCCGAGACGGACCGGGCGATCTCCTCGCTGACCGAGGATTGCTGCCCGGCGGCCTGGGCGATGCCGCTCACCTGTCCCGACGTCTTGTCCACCAGGTCCACGATGCCGAGCAGGGCCTCGCCGGACTGGGCCGCCAGGCCGGAGGCCACCTCCACGGCCTGGGCCGCCTTGTTGACCATGTCCACGTTCTGGGCGGTGCCCGCCTGGATGCTGGAGATGGCCTGGCCCACTTCCTTGGTGGAGTTCATGGTCTTCTCGGCCAGCTTGCGCACCTCGTCGGCCACCACGGCGAAGCCGCGTCCGGCCTCGCCGGCGCGGGCGGCCTCGATGGCCGCATTGAGCGCCAGCAGGTTGGTCTGGTCGGCTATGTCGGAGATCACATCCATCACCTGGCCGATGGCCTTGGCCTGGTCGCCCAGGCGGGTCATGCCCTGTTCCAGGGCCTTGGCCAGTTCGTCCACCTGGGTGATGGCGCGGCGGGCGTCGTCCACCACGGACTGCCCGCGCTGGGCCTCGGCGCGGGTCCGGCCGGCCAGTTCGGAGGCTTCGTTGGCGTTGCGGGCCACCTCCAGGGCGCTGGAGTTCATCTCGTCCATGGCGGCGGCGGTCTCGGACGTGACGGATTCCTGGCCCTGCACGCCCTCGCGCAGGCTGTCGATCTCGTCCATCAACCCCCTGGAGCCTGCCTGCAGGCCCTCCACCACGTCGCGCAGCACGGCCACGGCCTGCATCATGCCCTCCGACTTGGCGCTTTCGGCCTGTCGCCGGGCCTGTTCCGCCTCGGCCAGGGCCGTTCTGCCTTCGGCGGCGGCCTTTTCGGCCATGGCGTGCTCCTGCCGGGCCTGTTCCAGGCTCTCTCTGAGCGCGTCCACCATGGAGCGCATGTCGTCGGCCATGCGCCCGATCTCGTCAGCGTCGCGCACCGCAAGCGCGCTGTCCAGCTTTCCGGCGGCGATGTCCCGGGCGAAGCCGCCGCAGGCGAACAGGGGGCGCAGCACCAGCACGCGCAGCACCACCACGATCACCCCCACCAGCGCCAGGGCCACTCCGGCGGCAATGGCCATGTTCTGCCCGTTGACCCGGCTCACCTGAGCGGCCAGCTCCTGGGCAGGGGCCATGACCACGAAGCGCCAGCCCGTGAGCGGATCGGGCATCACCGTGGCCATGCCGGGCTTGCCGTCCTCCTCGAAGGCGATCTGCTCCAGGGACTTGGCCTGCATGGCCCGGCGCAGCCACTCGGGAGGGTTTTCCACGTTCTTCATGCGCTTGGCCGGATCGGGATGGGCCACGTACATGCCGTCGCGGTCCAGGATGAACACGTAGCCGGTGTCGCCGATCTTGGTCTTGGAGACCTCGCTGACCAGGTAGTCCAGGTCCAGGCCGGCGTTGAGCACGCCCACGAGCTTCTTGGACTTGTCCCGGATGGGCACGGCCAGCACGGCCACGGCCTTGCCCACGGTGCGGCTGATGAGGGGCTTGGACACTGCGTGGGCCACTCCGCCATCCACCACGGCCTTGAAGTAGTCGCGATCCGTCACGTTGATGGGGGCCTTGAGTATCTCGGAGGAGACCTGGGCCTCGCCGGTCAGGTCGAAGACGTTGAAGTAGAGCAGGCCCTTGACGCTCTTGGCCAGCGAGGACAGCTCGGGCTGCATGGTGGAGGTGACGGCGATGGACGCGGACATGATCACGTTCTCCTTGGCCGCCACGCCGTCCAGGAGAATGAACTTGTCCTCCATGCTGCCGGTGACGTCCCGGGTCAGGGACTGGGCCAGAAGGCTCATGTCCTGGGCCAGCTGCGCTTCCATGGAGGAACGGACCGTGCGCGCGTTGAGGAGCACCAGGCAGGCCATGCCCAGGACTACGGCCCCCAGGGCCGGGATGAGGAACTTCAGTTGCAGGGAGCGCGTCATGAAATCTCCTTGGGTTCGTCCGGACAGTCGCGGTGCCTGATCCGAAACGGCGTGGCGCGTTTGGCCGGGGGCCGCTCGGCCTGTCGGCAAAACGGACGTTCCCTGGCGAGACTCGTGGGAAAATATTTTATTTAATGAATATAATTATTTTTTTCGATGCGGATGTCAAATCCGGAGGGCTCGAGTCGATGCTGGCACCGGCCTTGGAGCCGCGCCGGCGGACGCTGTGTCGAGACGGTTCCGAATTTGTCGCAACTGCTTGACAAGGATAGAGAATGGGAACAAATGACCCACAGGGCGACGTATATATTGGAGGACGCGGTATGTTTCGGGGTGTGTTTTTGTTTTTGTGCGTTGTGTTGTTGCCTTCGTCCGGCCTTTGTTCCCAGCAAGAGGAATCCCATTACATCGGTTCCAAAGCGTGCTCTCAGTGCCATGAGCAGCAATACGGGAACTTCTCGAAATATTCGAAGAAGGCCCACGCCTGGGATTCCATCGCCATCATGAAACCCAAGCTCAAGGAAAACGAACTCAAGCAGTGCTATGAATGCCACACCACGGGGTACGGCAAGAAGGGCGGGTTCGTGAGCCACGAGACGACGCCGGGGCTGGCCGACGTGGGTTGCGAGAGCTGCCACGGGCCCGGCAGCGCCCATGCCGAGTCCGGCGACCCCAAGCTTACGACGCGCCGGCCCTCCATGCAGACCTGCACCGCATGCCACAACTCCCAGAGGGTGGAGGACTTCCACTTCAAACCGCTGCTCTTCTCGGGCGCGCACTAGGTGGCGGTCATGAATTTCACTCATTCCATCAACGCCAAGATCACCGTCCTTATCGCCGCGATCTCCCTGGCCGTCATTTCGGCCATCAGCGTCTACGAGGGGATCGGCATCCGGAACATGATGTCCGACCAGATCCGTCACTCCGCCGAGGCCGAGGCGGACCTGGCCTACATGGGCATCGAGAAGCCCATGGTGGTGGGCGACAACCGCTCCACCATCGAGGAGTTCGGGGCCATCCGGACCAAGTTCAAGGACCTGACCGCCTACATGACCTCCTACACCGGCAGCGTGACCTACAGCACCGAGCCGGGCGCCGTGCGCAAGGACTTCGCCCAGGCCGCGGGCAGCCCGGAACTGACGGAACTGCACCGCCGGGGGCTCAAGGAGAACCTGCGCGAATCGGTCTTCGTGGAGCAGGACGGCAAAAAGATGCTGGCCCGGGTCATCTCGGTGCCCAACCAGGCCAAGTGCCACCACTGCCACGGCTCCTCGGAGCCCATCATCGGCCAGATGGTGCTCCTCTCGGACGTGTCCTCGCAGTGGGGGGCCATGCGCTCCCAGATCACGACCTCGGCCGTCGTGGGGCTTTGCGGGCTGGCGCTCCTGATCGGCATTTCGGTCTGGGCCGTGCGCACCATGATGATCAAGAAGATCACCGTGCTGACCACCTCCGCCGAGAAGGTGGCGGGCGGAGACTTCGACGTGAGTTTCGCCGTGGGTGGCCAGGACGAGCTGGGCAGGCTGGCCGGTGACATCGACACTATGGTGGGCCAGCTCAAGGTGAAGCTCGGGTTCTCGGAGGGCGTGCTCAAGGGCATCCCCACCCCCTGCGGCATCGTGGGGCCGGACTTCAAGATGCTCTGGGTCAACAGCCAGCTCTGCGCCCTGCTGGGCAAGGACAAGGCGCCCGAAACCTACGTGGGGCTCAAGTCCGGGGACTTCTTCTGGGCCGAGCCCAACCGGGAGACCCTCTCCGACAAGGCCATCAAGGAAGGCAGGGCCCTCTCCGCCCAGCGGGTGTGGACCTCCCCCTCCGGGGACAAGACCCTGCACGTCAACATCAGCACCACGCCCTTCTTCGATATGGACGGCCAACTGCTCGGCTCCATCACCTTCTGGAACGACCTCACCGAGATAGTGGCCAAGCAGCACCAGATAGAGGAGCAGAACGCGGTCATCGCCCAGGCGGCGCAGCGTGCCGAGGGCATCGCCCACCATCTGGCCTCCACCTCCGAGCACCTGCTTGCCCGTATCGACGAAACCACGCGCGGCACGGGCAACCAGCGACACCGCATCCAGGAAACGGCCACGGCCGTGGAGCAGATGAACGCCTCCGTGCTGGAGGTGGCTAGGAACGCCTCCGACGCAGCCCGCAACGCCGAGAACGCCCGGGAGCGCGCCGTGCTCGGACAGAGGGTGGCCGACGAATCCATCACGGCCATCATGAGCGTTCGCGAACAGGCCCGGAAAATGAACGAAAGCCTGCACAAGCTCGGCGACCAGGCCCAGGGGGTCGGGCGCATCATCAACATCATCACCGATATCGCCGACCAGACCAACCTGCTCGCCCTGAACGCGGCCATCGAGGCCGCCCGGGCCGGTGAGGCCGGGCGCGGCTTCGCCGTGGTGGCCGACGAGGTGAGGAAGCTCGCCGAAAAGACCATGGACGCCACCCGGGAGGTCCATACGGCCGTAAGCGGCATCCAGGACGGCACGCGCCTGAACATCTCGCTCATCGATGCGGCCGGCAAGGACGTGGAGCAGGGCGCGGAGCTGGTCAAGAACGCGGGCGACGCCCTGCGCGAGATCGTGGAGGTTTCGGTGAGCACGGCGGACATGGTGCGCTCAATCGCCACCGCCGCCGAGCAGCAGTCGGCCGCGTCCGAAGAGATCACCAGCACCGTGGACGACGTGAACGCCATCGCTTCCGAGACCTCGCAGACCATGGACGAACTCTCCGAAACCTCGCGCGAGGTGGCCCAGGTAGCCATGGAGCTGCGCGAGGTGATCGGCACCATGAGCCTCGCGCAGGCAGAGGCACCCAAAAGCTTGGCCTGAACACCGGCCGAGACAGCGACGTGACGGGGGAGGGGCGGATCGCCCCTCCCTTTTTTCATTCCCGCCCCCAAGGTGCGCTTTCCAGGTCCCCCCATTGACACCGGCGGACATGTGGGCCACCCATGATCCATAACCCCGCATTGCGCCAAGGAGGCTTAAGCCATGAGACCTGTCACCGTCGCCGCGCGCCTTGTCCCGTTCTTCGTCCTGTCCGCCCTGCTCCTCGCGGCCCCATGCCTTGCCGAGTCCAAGATCGCCGTGGTCAACTCCAGGGAAGTGGTTTCGAAGTGCGACATGGGCGTGAAGGCCCTGGCCGAGTTAAAGGAACTCCTCGGCCCCAGGCAGCAGCAGCTTGCCGCCAAGCAGAAGGAAATCCGTGAACTGCAGGCTCAGTCCCAGGGAAAGGCTCTGGAGAAGAACCCGAAGAAGGCCGAGATCGATACAAAGATCAGGAACTATGCCCAGGAAGAGGCCATCCTGCGCCGGGACATCGCCATGGAGGAGGAAAAGCGCCTCAAGCCCATTGCGGAAAAGCTGTCGGCGGTGGTCAAGGCGTACGCGGTGGAGAAAAAGTATGCCGCCATCCAGGAGAAGGGGCAGTTCCTTTACGTGGATCCGGCGCTCGACGTCACCGACGAAATCCTGAAGCGGATGAACCAGGCCCAGTAGTCCGGGGCCGTGCGCCGGGATTCCCGGCGCTGCCCCGGTGCGATCAGTTCGTCCGGCGGGCGCATTGATCCTTTTACTGCCCGGCGGCGTCCCGGCCGCCGGGCGGACCCGTCTCGCGGCACGGGCTTACTCGCCGGAGGCTGCCGCGCTTTCCCCCCAGGCCTCGCTGCTGCGGGCCACTTTCTTACGCACCCCGGCCCAAGTGTCCGTGGTCAGGTACGACTCCTCCCAGCGGGCCAGAAAACGCGTGAACATCTCGTAGGGCACCGTGAAGGTCATCTCGTCGGTCTTGAGGAACTTGCGCTCCGAGGGGTCGAACCCGCCCAGCACGGCCTTAAGCCGTCCTTGCTTCAGGTAGTGGAACGGCCAGGTGGTCATGCAGGCGCAGCCCGCGCCGAAGGGGGACATCACGGCCTCGAAGTCGCCGGTGACGAAGCTGGCCAGGAAGCCCAGCCCCGCGAGCACCTCGGGGCGGCCGAAGAAGGTGACTGTCTCCGGGGTCTCGTCCGGCTCGAACCGGCTCACGGGCTTGAACACGCAGAAGCGCGCGGGCGCTGGCCTGGGGGGGATCTCGGTGAAGAGGCGGCGCACCGTCTCGGGGCTGTCCAGGTAGCGCTCGCCGTGCACCTGGGTGCCGGGGATGCCCGAGGAGACGTAGCGGGTGAGGAAGTCCAGCTGCGGCTGGTGGAAGCCCAGGTAGAAGGAGCCGCCCATGCAGCCGTAGCGGGCGGACTCGAAATAGGCCGCCGACTTCTTCTTTCTGGCCAGCCAGATATTGCCCATCACGCAGGAGAACGATCCCCACACGGCCTGCCAGTCCATCTTTCCGGCCTGCTCAAGCTCCGCGGACACGGGCGGGCCGGGCTTGGGCGAGAACCCATCCTGCGGCTCCCGGTCGGTGTAGAACATGCCGAAGGGCTCGCCGTCGTGGCCCAGGGCGTCCAGAAAGGCTTTCAGCGGTGCATCCATGACAGTCACCTCCAGGGGCGGTTGTCGCCGGTTGGGCGGGAGCGCTCAGGACAGGGCGTCGCCGATCTTGATCTGGGCCGCGACCGTGAGGCCCAGGCGCTCCATCTTGGCCAACAGAGTGGGGCGCGACAGCCCCAGGAGCTTGGCCGCGTGCGACCGGTTGCCCCCCGTGACCCGCAGGGCCTCGGCCAGCACCACGGCGGCGAAGCGGTCCGTCACCTGGTTGAAGAGGTCCGGGCCGCCGGCGGCCACGGCCAGGCGCGCGTATTCGCCCAACGCCTCGCCCGCGTCAGGCAGGGGCTCGGCGGCGCGTCCGGCGATGGCCGCGCGCACGTCGGGGGCGCCAATCGCCAGGCCGCGTGAAAATATCAGGGTCTTCTGCAGCACGTTGGAGAGCTCGCGCACGTTGCCGGGCCAGTCGTGGTCGGCCAGGGCGGCCAGACCCTCGGCGGTGATGCCGGGGTCGGACACGGACATGGCCTTGGAGTGCAGGGCCAGGAAGTGCGCGGCCAATTGGGGCAGGTCCTCCTTGCGCTCGCGCAGCGGCGGCAGCACGATGCGCACCACCTGCAGGCGGTAGTAGAGGTCCTCGCGGAAGCGGCCCTCGGCCATGGCTGCTTCCAGGTCGCGGTTGGTGGCGGCGATGATTCGCACGTCCACGGCCGTGGGACCCTTGCCGCCCAGGCGCTCGATCTGCTTCTCCTGCAAGAGCCTCAAAAGTTTGGCCTGCACGGGCAGGGGCATGTCCCCGATCTCGTCCAGGAACACCGTGCCGCCCTGGGCCTGCTCGATCTTGCCCGCCCGGCGGTGGTTGGCCCCGGTGAAGGCTCCCTTCTCGTGGCCGAAGAGCTCGCTCTCCAGAAGCGATTCCGGGATGGCCACGCAGTTGACTACCACGAGGGGCCTGTCCTTGCGCCCGGAGTAGCTCCACAGGGCGCGCGCGGCCAGCTCCTTTCCGGTTCCGGATTCCCCCTGCACCAGCACCGTGGCGTCGGTGGCGGCTACGCGGCCCAGCTGCTTGTAGACCTCGCGCATGGCCCGGCTCTGGCCCACCAGCGACACCTGGGCCCCGGCCGCCGGGGTGGCGTGCTTGCGCGCGCCCTTGGCCAGGCGCGAGGCGTCCAGGGCCTGGGCGATGAGGCCCAGCATCTCGGGGATGTCGAAGGGCTTGAGGATGTAGTCGAACGCGCCCTTGTTCACGGCCTCGATGGCCGTGGCCGTGGTGCCGAAGGCGGTCATGATGATCACTGGGGTGGCCGGGTCCTGGGCCTTCATGCGCGCAAGCGCCTCGATGCCGGTCATGCCCTGCATGCGTACGTCCATGACCACCAGGTCCGGGTGGTCCTTGGCCTGGCGTTCCACGCCCTCCTCTCCCGAGGCGGCGGTGATGGCCTGGTGGCCCTCCATGTCCAGGAGCTTGGCGAAGCTGGTCCGAAGCCCGGCGTCGTCGTCCACGATGAGGATCACTGCCACCTGGCCCCTCCTTGCGACTGGGCGTCGAAGGGCAGGGTGATGGTGAACTTGGCCCCGCCGCCCTTGGCCTGGGTCAGGGTGAGGGTGCCGCCGTGCTCGGCCACGATGCGCCGGGCGATGGGCAGGCCCAGGCCCGTGCCTTCCTGCTTGGTGGTGTGGAAGGGCTCGAACACGTGCTCCCGCTCGGCTTCGGGTACTCCCGGCCCCGTGTCGGACACGGAGATCACCGCCACGCGCCCCGTGGGTTCGATGAACCCGTCGTGCTCGGCGATGGTGATGCGCCCCGGCCCGTCCATGGCCTCCAGCGAGTTGGAAAGGAGGTTCACCAGCACCTCCTTGAGCTGTTCGGGGTCGATGAGGATTTGCTGCAGCTGGTTCTCGCGCTCCACGTCGACGCTGACGCGCTGCGCGTCCAGGCGCAGCTTGAGCAGCGTCAGGGCGTCGTCGGTGACCTCCGAGGGGCTGGCGCGCTTGAGGGTGAGCTTGGGCGGGCGGGCGTACTCCAGGAAGTTCTGGATGATGTGGTCCAGGTGCTTGATCTCCTCGGAGATGACCTGGAAGTCCTCGCTCTGGTTGTCGGTGAGCTCCAGGGAGCGCTGCAGGGAGAAAAGGCGCATCTTCACCGACGTGAGCGGGTTGCGGATGGAGTGGGCCACGCCCGCGGCCATCTTGCCCACGCCCGCCAGGCGTTCCGTGGCCAGGAGCGTGGCCTGGCTCTTCTCGAGCTTGGCCCTGGCCTGCACGGCGCGCTCCAGCAGGCCGTGCATGCGGGTCTCCAGGGCGGCCACCTCGTCGGGGGCGACCAGGTGGTCCTCGCCCATGGCCAGGCGGCGGATGGGCCCCAGGAGCTGGCGCGAGAGCACCAGCGTCAGGACCATCCCCAGGATAAGGGTGAAGGGCAGGAAGGCCAGGGCCATGGAGTTGACCAGGCTCATGCGTCCGATGCCGTCTTCGCGGTCGGTCTCGAGCTTCTGGCGCAGGTCCTCCAGGAAGGTTTCGCACTTGGTGATGAGGGTGTCGAAACGCCTTCTGGCCCCGGCGTGGATGACCACGGCGTCGTTTCGCCTCCCCGCGTCCAGGAGGGCCACCACCTGCTCGCGCTCGACGGTCAGGCGCACGAACCCGGCCTCGATCTCGTTGAGCAGCTGGCGGGCGGTTTCGTCGGAGGCGAAGGCCCGCACGCGGGTCATCTCGCGCTCGAAGGTGTTCTGCTGCTCGGTGAGCCGCGTGAGCCAGTGCCGGTCGAAATCCAGGGAGTAATAGGTGAGGAAGCCGCGCTGGGCGGCAAGCGAGCTCTCCATGCGCATGCCCGCGTCCAGGGCCTGCATCTGGCGTTCGAAGATGTTGGTGAAGAACGCCTGGAGCCGGGTGCCGTACCAGAGCATGAACGACCCGCCGCCGACGGTCACGGCCATGAGCAGGCCCAGGACCAGGTAGATGCGCAGGCGCAGGGAAACGTGGAGACGCATGGAGGGATATTGCGGGCGCGCGCCAGGAAGTCAAGCGCGGGGGAGCCTTCGCGTTGTCGGAACGTCCGGGAGGGGGCTTACCTGGCCTTGTCCAGCAGCGCGTCCAGCTGGGCCGCCACCTCGTCCGGGGTGCGGTGCAGGGGGGCGAGCGCGGCCTCGGCCCGGCGCGGGTTCACCTCCACCCCGAGCTTTTGCGCCACCGCCTCCAGGGCCGCGTGCAGCGCGCCGGGTCCTTGCGTTCCCTGGTCCTTCCCGTTCCCGCACGGTGCCTCGAGGGCCGCGAACCTGTCTCCACCGAGCCTTCCCAGCACCGTGCCCGGATATATCTCCCGCAGGACGTCGGCCACGCTTAAAAGCAGGGCGTCGGCCTTGTCGTGGCCGTGGGCGGCGTTGATCTGCCTGAGCGTGGCCACGTTGACCACGAACAGGACGGCCGTCCGCTTGTCGCGGGCGCACTGGCGCAGCGCTTCCTCGGCCCGTGCCAGGAAGCCGTAGCGGTTGCGCAGCCCGGTGAGCGGGTCGCGTCCGGCCAGGTCGCGTTCCTGGTCGTAGAGCATGAGCAGTTGGGTGATGAGCAGGAGAAACGACAGGTAGGACAGGCTGTGCGAGACCACGCTGTAGAGGTGGTAGATGTTCTCGTCGAACCGCCTGCCGGCCAGGTAGTCGGCCCCCTCGGTGGTCAGGGCGCAGGCGATGGCCGTGGCCAGCCCGATGCGCCAGCCCCCGGCCACGGTGAGCATGATGAGCGGCGT
Proteins encoded:
- a CDS encoding methyl-accepting chemotaxis protein, whose product is MNFTHSINAKITVLIAAISLAVISAISVYEGIGIRNMMSDQIRHSAEAEADLAYMGIEKPMVVGDNRSTIEEFGAIRTKFKDLTAYMTSYTGSVTYSTEPGAVRKDFAQAAGSPELTELHRRGLKENLRESVFVEQDGKKMLARVISVPNQAKCHHCHGSSEPIIGQMVLLSDVSSQWGAMRSQITTSAVVGLCGLALLIGISVWAVRTMMIKKITVLTTSAEKVAGGDFDVSFAVGGQDELGRLAGDIDTMVGQLKVKLGFSEGVLKGIPTPCGIVGPDFKMLWVNSQLCALLGKDKAPETYVGLKSGDFFWAEPNRETLSDKAIKEGRALSAQRVWTSPSGDKTLHVNISTTPFFDMDGQLLGSITFWNDLTEIVAKQHQIEEQNAVIAQAAQRAEGIAHHLASTSEHLLARIDETTRGTGNQRHRIQETATAVEQMNASVLEVARNASDAARNAENARERAVLGQRVADESITAIMSVREQARKMNESLHKLGDQAQGVGRIINIITDIADQTNLLALNAAIEAARAGEAGRGFAVVADEVRKLAEKTMDATREVHTAVSGIQDGTRLNISLIDAAGKDVEQGAELVKNAGDALREIVEVSVSTADMVRSIATAAEQQSAASEEITSTVDDVNAIASETSQTMDELSETSREVAQVAMELREVIGTMSLAQAEAPKSLA
- a CDS encoding cytochrome c family protein — translated: MFRGVFLFLCVVLLPSSGLCSQQEESHYIGSKACSQCHEQQYGNFSKYSKKAHAWDSIAIMKPKLKENELKQCYECHTTGYGKKGGFVSHETTPGLADVGCESCHGPGSAHAESGDPKLTTRRPSMQTCTACHNSQRVEDFHFKPLLFSGAH
- a CDS encoding methyl-accepting chemotaxis protein, giving the protein MTRSLQLKFLIPALGAVVLGMACLVLLNARTVRSSMEAQLAQDMSLLAQSLTRDVTGSMEDKFILLDGVAAKENVIMSASIAVTSTMQPELSSLAKSVKGLLYFNVFDLTGEAQVSSEILKAPINVTDRDYFKAVVDGGVAHAVSKPLISRTVGKAVAVLAVPIRDKSKKLVGVLNAGLDLDYLVSEVSKTKIGDTGYVFILDRDGMYVAHPDPAKRMKNVENPPEWLRRAMQAKSLEQIAFEEDGKPGMATVMPDPLTGWRFVVMAPAQELAAQVSRVNGQNMAIAAGVALALVGVIVVVLRVLVLRPLFACGGFARDIAAGKLDSALAVRDADEIGRMADDMRSMVDALRESLEQARQEHAMAEKAAAEGRTALAEAEQARRQAESAKSEGMMQAVAVLRDVVEGLQAGSRGLMDEIDSLREGVQGQESVTSETAAAMDEMNSSALEVARNANEASELAGRTRAEAQRGQSVVDDARRAITQVDELAKALEQGMTRLGDQAKAIGQVMDVISDIADQTNLLALNAAIEAARAGEAGRGFAVVADEVRKLAEKTMNSTKEVGQAISSIQAGTAQNVDMVNKAAQAVEVASGLAAQSGEALLGIVDLVDKTSGQVSGIAQAAGQQSSVSEEIARSVSGISSFSQDLGRGMDDFTRTVSGMAGHVDELSRVISGLERQAGSGGPAQLKA
- a CDS encoding ATP-binding protein; the protein is MRLHVSLRLRIYLVLGLLMAVTVGGGSFMLWYGTRLQAFFTNIFERQMQALDAGMRMESSLAAQRGFLTYYSLDFDRHWLTRLTEQQNTFEREMTRVRAFASDETARQLLNEIEAGFVRLTVEREQVVALLDAGRRNDAVVIHAGARRRFDTLITKCETFLEDLRQKLETDREDGIGRMSLVNSMALAFLPFTLILGMVLTLVLSRQLLGPIRRLAMGEDHLVAPDEVAALETRMHGLLERAVQARAKLEKSQATLLATERLAGVGKMAAGVAHSIRNPLTSVKMRLFSLQRSLELTDNQSEDFQVISEEIKHLDHIIQNFLEYARPPKLTLKRASPSEVTDDALTLLKLRLDAQRVSVDVERENQLQQILIDPEQLKEVLVNLLSNSLEAMDGPGRITIAEHDGFIEPTGRVAVISVSDTGPGVPEAEREHVFEPFHTTKQEGTGLGLPIARRIVAEHGGTLTLTQAKGGGAKFTITLPFDAQSQGGARWQ
- a CDS encoding DUF169 domain-containing protein — its product is MDAPLKAFLDALGHDGEPFGMFYTDREPQDGFSPKPGPPVSAELEQAGKMDWQAVWGSFSCVMGNIWLARKKKSAAYFESARYGCMGGSFYLGFHQPQLDFLTRYVSSGIPGTQVHGERYLDSPETVRRLFTEIPPRPAPARFCVFKPVSRFEPDETPETVTFFGRPEVLAGLGFLASFVTGDFEAVMSPFGAGCACMTTWPFHYLKQGRLKAVLGGFDPSERKFLKTDEMTFTVPYEMFTRFLARWEESYLTTDTWAGVRKKVARSSEAWGESAAASGE
- a CDS encoding sigma-54-dependent transcriptional regulator, coding for MAVILIVDDDAGLRTSFAKLLDMEGHQAITAASGEEGVERQAKDHPDLVVMDVRMQGMTGIEALARMKAQDPATPVIIMTAFGTTATAIEAVNKGAFDYILKPFDIPEMLGLIAQALDASRLAKGARKHATPAAGAQVSLVGQSRAMREVYKQLGRVAATDATVLVQGESGTGKELAARALWSYSGRKDRPLVVVNCVAIPESLLESELFGHEKGAFTGANHRRAGKIEQAQGGTVFLDEIGDMPLPVQAKLLRLLQEKQIERLGGKGPTAVDVRIIAATNRDLEAAMAEGRFREDLYYRLQVVRIVLPPLRERKEDLPQLAAHFLALHSKAMSVSDPGITAEGLAALADHDWPGNVRELSNVLQKTLIFSRGLAIGAPDVRAAIAGRAAEPLPDAGEALGEYARLAVAAGGPDLFNQVTDRFAAVVLAEALRVTGGNRSHAAKLLGLSRPTLLAKMERLGLTVAAQIKIGDALS
- a CDS encoding OmpH family outer membrane protein, whose translation is MRPVTVAARLVPFFVLSALLLAAPCLAESKIAVVNSREVVSKCDMGVKALAELKELLGPRQQQLAAKQKEIRELQAQSQGKALEKNPKKAEIDTKIRNYAQEEAILRRDIAMEEEKRLKPIAEKLSAVVKAYAVEKKYAAIQEKGQFLYVDPALDVTDEILKRMNQAQ
- a CDS encoding GGDEF domain-containing protein; amino-acid sequence: MPDIALPRLRTWWSDRIIAMRRDKRRTALLGVLYLLGIGWLDYVTGFEINLTVVYVTPLIMLTVAGGWRIGLATAIACALTTEGADYLAGRRFDENIYHLYSVVSHSLSYLSFLLLITQLLMLYDQERDLAGRDPLTGLRNRYGFLARAEEALRQCARDKRTAVLFVVNVATLRQINAAHGHDKADALLLSVADVLREIYPGTVLGRLGGDRFAALEAPCGNGKDQGTQGPGALHAALEAVAQKLGVEVNPRRAEAALAPLHRTPDEVAAQLDALLDKAR